Part of the Coccinella septempunctata chromosome 3, icCocSept1.1, whole genome shotgun sequence genome is shown below.
TATTGGAGATGTTGCTAGTTAATGAACGGTGGTCTTATCAAATTGTAATGAGGATATGATTCGACTGTTATCCTATTAAGGGGCTGAAGCAATCCATTCAATTGGATGTCCTTTCAGGTAACTCAACTTCAATTCATTATGGCCTACAACCTACCTCCGCCAGAAAAACTTGATCTTGAAGGGGACAATTCGTCAGTCGCTGTAAGATGGGAAAGCTGGAAAAGATCTCtgataatttattttgaagctgCCGATATCACGAATGCATCTAAAAAGAGGGCAATGTTATTGGTACTGGGTGGTACCGCGCTACAAGATATTTTCTACAATCTGCCTGGCGCGAGTGGAGAACCTGGAGATGATACTGATGTGTTCGAGTTGGCTATTAGGAAATTAGACGGATATTTTCTTCCAAAACAAAATAAGACTTACGAAAGGCACATTTTCAGCCAAATTAAACAAGAGGAAGgtcaaagttttgaaaaatttgtgattaaacACAGGGAGCAAGCTAATAAATGCAAATTTCACGATCCTGAAGAATATATAATCGATCAAATCATAAGAAAATGCTCATCATCCgaactgagaaaaaaaattcttactaTGGGAGATGAAGTAACACTGGATAAAGCGATAACTATTGCAAACACTTTGGAGATAGTCAATCATCAACTAGAGAGTTATGAAAAGAATGGTAAAGTACAATCCAGCGAAATCAATGCGATTAAAATGAGGAATacgaatatatataaatatgcaGGGAATGAATTGAAACAAAACTCAAGTGAGGAACGGATGACTAAGTGTAGCAGATGTGGAACTTTCGCACACGTCAACAAAGGTTTACCGTGTCCGGCGAAGCAAAGAAAGTGTAACGGATGTGGTAAACTGGGCCATTATCAAAAATGTTGCAGAACTAAACCCTATGGTCGAAAgagaaaaattggaaaacaagAAGACCAGAAAAATGATTACAAAAAGCATCGAAAAGACGAAGAAGAAGTGCAATATATATTCAATTTAAATGATGATGCTACTATTAAATGCGAAATGGGAGGCGTGTGTTTAAAAATGCTAATAGACTCGGGCTGCAAATCGAATTTGATCTCGGACGAAACATGGGAgtatttgaaagaaaacaatgtTAACTGCTCCAACCAGATTAAAGAACCAAAGAAAATATTCTTGGCCTACGGCAGCACGACGCCATTAAAGGTGAAGGAATCCTTTGAAACATCGATTAAAGTGAACGGAAAGATCACCCACAGTACTGTTTATGTTATAAGCGATGGATCCAGAAATCTTCTGGGTAAGGATACTGCGTTACAATTAGGGGTTTTGAAACTGGGCGACATGGAAGTCGATTCAGTTAAGGAGCTAAAAACCCCGTTTCCGAAGTTTAAAAATATTCTCGTTGATATACCAACAGATCCGTCAGTGAAACCAGTCATGCAACCTTATCGAAGAATACCTATTCCACTAGAAGAAAAGATCCATGAGAAAATTGAGGAGTTGTTAGAAATGGATATAATAGAAGAAGTAAATGGACCATCGAAATGGGTTTCGCCTATTGTGCCTATTCTTAAAGACAATGGTGATGTACGAGTGTGTGTTGATATGAGGCGTGCAAATGAAGCAATTTTACGAGAAAACCACCCGTTACCATGTATGGGCCATTTACTCCCAAAGATCAAAAGAGCACACTTCTTTTCTAAACTCCACATCAGTAACGCTTTTCACCAAGTGGAACTAGATCCGAACTCCAGACATTTGACAACATTTATTACATCCAAGGGACTTTACAGATATAAAAGGCTTATGTTTGGAATCACCTCCGCTCCAGAACTTTTCCAGAAAATCATAGAGAAAATGTTGATAAAATGCGAAGGAGCTCTCAATTTTATCGATGATATATTGGTATGGGGCGATAGCGAAGAAGAGCATGATGCACATTTGTCTAACGTTCTGAAAGTATTGAATGACAATAATGTATTATTGAACAAAGGAAAATGCATATTTAAGGTGCAGAAAATCAGCTTTTTGGGGCATGAATTAACACCAGAGGGAGTCAGGCCATTATCTAAATATATTAAGAGCATTGAAGAGTTCAGGCAACCTAATTCTATTGGAGAATTACAAAGTTTCCTTGGAttgataaattatataaataaatggATACCCAACATGGCCACCATCACGGAGCCGCTTAAAGAGATCCTAAggaaaaaattaggaaaaaacGCTAGTATCAAAGACCACTGGAAACAAAGACAGCATGAGTCATTTCTGCAGTTGAAAAACGCACTATCAAAGATTGAGACCTTAGGATATTATGACGTGAACGATAAAACCCAAGTGATAGCGGACGCCAGCCCTGTAGGATTAGGAGCGGTCTTGGTACAAACAGACAACAAAGGACCAAGAATCATAGCGTACGGAAATGGGACTCTGAATGACTGCGAAAGAAAATATAGCCAAACTGAGAAAGAGGCCCTCGCTCTAGTTTGGGCAATCGAACATTTTAATACCTTTTTATTCGGAAAAGAGTTCGAATTGATAACAGACCATAAGCCTCTGGAATTTATATTTAGTCCCAGGTCAAAACCATGTGCACGTATCGAAAGATGGGTTTTAAGGCTTCAATCATACCGTTACAAAATAAAGTACAAACCAGGAAAGACGAACATAGCAGATTCCTTGTCACGTTTATGTGATTATTCCGATCAACCAGATAAAACATCAACTAAGGACCATGTGTATCAAATAGTTGAGCACGCAAGACCTCACGCAACCTCGATGCAACAGATAGTAAAAGAATCAGAGGCAGATACTGAAATCATGAAGGTGAAAGAAGGCCTTCACAGAGACCACTGGGATGAATCCatcaaaaattataaaatattttccaatgaATTATGTTTTCATGAGAATATCTTACTGAGAGGTAATAAGATTGTCATTCCACGAAATCTGAGGAAGCAAGTACTAGATGCGGCTCACGAAGGCCACCCAGGAATCGTGGGGATGAAAGGAAAACTGCGGTCTAAAGTCTGGTGGCCCAGAATAGATAAAGATGTTGAAACTATAGTAAAGGCTTGCAAGGGATGTACCTTGGTTGGCCTACCCAATCATCCTGCTCCAATGAAGCGTCGTGAGCTTCCGTCTGAGCCATGGGTGGATGTCGCTATGGATCTTCTGGGGCCACTACCGAACGGGATTTACCTTCTAGTAATAGTCGATTATTACAGTCGATACAAAGAAGTAAAGATTATGAAAACTATAACAAGCGCACAAATAATCATTATTTTGAAAGAATTGTTCAGTCGCCTTGGCTATCCGCAATCAATGACTGCTGATAATGGCCGGCAGTTTGTGAGTGAAGAGATTAAATCATTTTGTCAGGAATGCAATATTAAGCTCTTCAATACTGTACCGTACTGGCCACAGATGAACGGAGGAGTCGAACGCCAGAATAGGGACATTGTTAAGCGCCTCAAGATAAGTTCAATAGAGAAGAAAAATATCAAAGACACACTATATCAATATCTAATGATGTATAATTCTACTCCTCACTCTGTAACGGAAAAGTCACCGTCAGAACTCTTTTTCAAACGAAAGAATAGGGATAAAATCCCCATGTTAGGAGATATACATGATCCGGAGGATGATGACGTGAAAGAAATGAACAGATCGAACAAACTCGATCCGACATTCACTCCCACACCACATACGGTGCAGAAAACGTCAAGTGGAGACATAACTATCAGGAATGATGAAACCGGTCAGGAATTAAGAAGAAACGTAGTACACCTTAAGAGAGTGGAGGGTCAATGGAAAACAGTAAATGCGGAGGCCACAACGGATGAAGACAAAAACTGTGATCCTCAATGAATGCATATAATTATAAGGGAGGAAATTTAAAGCTTCTGAATATTGTTGAGTgttatatcatatattattattagtatTGAAATTGTTAATGAGTTGGATaaataaatttaataaaaaggAAGGGATGTAGTGTTTGTGTCTGTTTAGTGGATGCCCACATTGTCTCATGTACTCCAGTGAATGCGCCGGCTGTTGATTAATAATCGTTTGATAACGCTTATCGAGATTGGACGGGCGTACTTACTGGTGTAGTGGTGAGCCAGTGAGATTGTACATACAAAGGTACTTTACAAATCGTCTGTTCATTGCTTCTTCGGAATCCCCGTGAGTAGTTTTATTCTTTTTATCTTTTTACACACCGGGGTCGTTCAGCAAGGTCGGAATGCCGTCGATAGACAAATTAAAGGCCTCTATCGCCGAATCGATGGTCAAGCGCGAGAATGCGTTCGCCGCAGCTTCCACCCTGCTCAATTCAGTTAAGGGTTTGACCACTGAGGTCCAGGTAGCTAACATGTGCCTGACTGAATTGACCAGGGTGGAAAAATCATTCAGGGAAGCTGATGACTTGATAGTTAGATTCAACTCTCAGTTGGAGGAGTCTGAGCGTGACGAATCACATTCCAAATTCGCAGCATTCTTCGAAACTTGCCTGCATATTCGTGCCGCCCAAAGCCGCATAACTGCATCTTCATCTGTTGCCAGTGTTGCCGCGCCTTCCTCATCGTCGGTTGAGCTTCCGATTCCTCGGGTTGAGTTGCCCTGCTTTTCCGGTAAAATCGAGGAATGGCCCGGATTTATTGCTCTCTTCGACGCCCTAGTGCACCAAAGTACCTCTCTGGCGCCCGTTCAGAAATTTCATCTGCTATCGTCGGCTCTTTCCGGTGAGGCCGCATCAGTGATCTCCGGATTCGAGATGAATTCGGCCAACTATCTTCTGGCTTATCAGGCCCTTCACTCCCGCTACCAGAATCCCCGGCGTCTGGCAGATCTTTACGTGAACCAGATTTTAGAGTCCCGGCCAGCATCTGTGTCTTCTTTGCCACAGTTGAAGTGGTTCATCACCACCCATCAGAACGCCATAAATGCCATCAAGGCGCTGCCAATATCAGATCTGGCAGACTATCTTTTGGTGTCTATGTCATTGCGTAACCTCGATGAACCATCTCGCCAGTTATTCGAAGGGCAGTCTGATGATTTTCCCAGTCTCGTTCAACTGATCGACTTCATCAATCGACAGTTGCGAGTGTTGGAAAGTTCTACTCTCACCTCGTCCCGATCGTCTGCGCCCAGGAGATCGTCAAGACCTCAATCACCAGCGGCCTCAACGTCTGTTCCTCTATAGTCTGCTCAATCATCCCCTGGTCCATCCTCTCGCCCCCATGCATATGCTGGAGTACGCCCCTCTGCTTCATCTAGTTCGTCGTCAGCCTGTGTGTATTGCTCCGCGAATCACTCCATTCGCTGTTTCATATAGTATATGTTAGGCTGAGGCCATTTTAAGTTTAGAGTAAGTGTATATGTGTCAACGGTGTCCGGTGACAAGTGACTAGGACAGATACGTCACGATGAATGTTGAATGTAGAAGCAGATTACGAACCGATGAATATAAATTAATATAACTCAGTGCCTCTTATTTTTATATAACTATTGAGCCCTCATCCAGACAAACAAGTATAAAACATGGTGTGAGGTGTAGCTGTAAAATCTGGCTACTAGAAGATTTTTACGGTAATTATACAGATGAGATGCAGTGAGGTTGGGTTTACACGTGCCACGTGCCTTGGAAAgagaatattggaaatattaGCAATCTAGTTAGAATGGAGAATTATTTCAAGCCTCCAGACTCCCTCAATTTAGATGGAAACATTGCAGAAAGTTGGCGGAAGTTCAACCAGAAATTCAAGTATTTTATGGATGCACGTGGTCTTATTGAGGAGTCCGAAGAAACGAAGACTGCAATTCTTTTGAATGTGATAGGAGATGATAGTCTTGATGTGTTCAACACTTTTCCACCGCTCTCAGATAGTAATAGAACTCTGGAAGGTGTGCTTAAGCAGTTCAAGGAACATTGTGAACCGAAAAAGAATGAAATATATGAAAGGTTCTTATTCAATAGTATTGTTCAAAAAGATGGGTAAAGTTTTGATAGCTTTCTCACAGATTTGAAAACTGCAGTGAAGACTACTGGATACACGAAACCAGAGGAAATGATAAGAGACAGAATTGTCAGTTGTAATTTAACTAGTGCAATGAAAATAATCGATTCATTTTCATTGCAAGAGTTAAATTTAAtgagaaaattttgtgaatccaTCAAATCGTACTGTGTCGCTGTCAGTTGGTGTCACATTGCCGTCACCAGTGGCGACGCTAATTGTATAATTTATACTCATTGCAGGCACGTAGgagctgttggaaaaaatcgttGCTACggacaataaaaaattttttagtaaacgacgcattataaaaAACCCATTGTCAAATTTTCTAAGTGCAATGTCGCGATTTGGAAACGCTTCtgctgtagatattgataagaaTATAGACAATCTTACGCCAACAAATACAGAAAAGTCAAAAACGTCAGTATGGAGACAATTTCAAGAGTTTTGTGCCGAAAGAAATCACTTCTTAGAACGAGGAACTTCGATGTAAAAAATTGTCTTCATTCTAAAGGAGTGGGCAAGCAACATGCGCAAGAGCGATGGATCCTTTTATAAAGAAAGTGTGGTGAAAACAATGTGGAACGTGACAGCAAAACTTATAACTTATAATCCAGTGTTTTCAAAAACCTGCCAAGGAGGAGGCCGCAGATTAACAGACAGTAAATGGTTAATCAGAAACACCACTAATGAAGACATCTGCCCCgttaggtaggtcaaattaacagtttcttattcaatttttcttatCAAAGCTTTTTTTTAAGATTATACAAAAAACTTTCATCAAAACGAAGATCTAAAGTGAAGACGAACCGTCTGTTTCTTACACTGAATCGAGAATggcaaaataataatatatggtTCAAGAATATCCCAGTTGGCCGAAACGAGATCGCAAAATGTCCAAAAAGCAGGTCTCGATAGCGAAAAGTTCAAATTTACAAACCATTCTCACCGAGCAACTGCCGTAAGCCATCTAGCCAAGGTTGGGGTAAACGAAAACCAGCTAACGAAAATAACGGGACATGGAAATGTCAGTTCAATAAAACCTCATTTACAACTCGATAGAGAGTTTCACGAGGAAATAATAAGGAAAATGAGAAACATTGAAAACAACGAGTTTAGTGTTTCTTCAGTTTCAACTTCTGCTTCAAGTAACGTTGTTTCTGACCAACAACAAGCTTCGACTGGttcaatcataaatttcaataattgcgtttttaattgtaaaaatttcaataactagattcaacagttttcatgtTACTTCAATAAGTATTATAATAAACGTTTATAATTACGTCTGCCTTTATTTTACAGGACCTGATAATTTTGCACAAGtgcaaattatcgataatttgcaCTAATGCAAAATTATCGCCTAATTGTATGCTCATTGGCTAAAACAACAATCAAAAATAAGTCGGAACATTGTtgtctgtcaaatttgacagatgaataaaattttctttgagccatattttcgcgattaagacgcgtgcAGCGTCTtgaagcggtgctattcgagcgaataagtcataacgtcagtctttaagacgctttaagcggaacctggcggtctgtggagagcgcctgtgtcatagagtcatcttgtctctggtctgtgtcgtcttaagcggaaagaggtaatataaagaagaagggagaatatgttgtttatatcgaatttgatttgaattcctactagggaagagtgcttttattgccaataatgcagtttctgcattatcatttagaataaataaatatttttcaaataatagccaaagaacagaaattgaaaaattcacaattcgattcgctgtctaatgacaacgacagatgactcaaccatcagcgatattctattttcgcgacaacaaaattaatgacgtcacgcttaaagacgctttaagacatcgattaagacgcttaatcgccaaaatttggCTTTGGAATATATGACAAAGTTATAAAAGAAAAGTTATTGCGAGAACCTGATTTAGTTCTCAACAAAGCCATCGATATATGTAAGGCGAGGGAAGTCAGCAAGCAACAGTTGAAGGTGCTACAAAGTGAGAATCGAGGTGAGAATAGTCCAGTCTGTGCAGTGAAAGCAAGTAGGAAAAATTGTGACTATTGCTATTGACTATTTGAGTGGCTCAGAGGAAAAGTGATCTAACTACAATTAAGTGAAATGTTGGAAATGAAGGTTTTACGtttcaattgattgaaaaaccgcattgataggtatggaaaattttgttgagaggaaaaacattaaatgggtataactcggtcaaaacgacgatttgactcataccactcataagaagaataatatgcaacctttggtacccaaatatcggtataactcaaaaatcggaatttgtgacttatac
Proteins encoded:
- the LOC123310261 gene encoding uncharacterized protein LOC123310261, with the protein product MPSIDKLKASIAESMVKRENAFAAASTLLNSVKGLTTEVQVANMCLTELTRVEKSFREADDLIVRFNSQLEESERDESHSKFAAFFETCLHIRAAQSRITASSSVASVAAPSSSSVELPIPRVELPCFSGKIEEWPGFIALFDALVHQSTSLAPVQKFHLLSSALSGEAASVISGFEMNSANYLLAYQALHSRYQNPRRLADLYVNQILESRPASVSSLPQLKWFITTHQNAINAIKALPISDLADYLLVSMSLRNLDEPSRQLFEGQSDDFPSLVQLIDFINRQLRVLESSTLTSSRSSAPRRSSRPQSPAASTSVPL
- the LOC123310260 gene encoding uncharacterized protein K02A2.6-like, whose product is MAYNLPPPEKLDLEGDNSSVAVRWESWKRSLIIYFEAADITNASKKRAMLLVLGGTALQDIFYNLPGASGEPGDDTDVFELAIRKLDGYFLPKQNKTYERHIFSQIKQEEGQSFEKFVIKHREQANKCKFHDPEEYIIDQIIRKCSSSELRKKILTMGDEVTLDKAITIANTLEIVNHQLESYEKNGKVQSSEINAIKMRNTNIYKYAGNELKQNSSEERMTKCSRCGTFAHVNKGLPCPAKQRKCNGCGKLGHYQKCCRTKPYGRKRKIGKQEDQKNDYKKHRKDEEEVQYIFNLNDDATIKCEMGGVCLKMLIDSGCKSNLISDETWEYLKENNVNCSNQIKEPKKIFLAYGSTTPLKVKESFETSIKVNGKITHSTVYVISDGSRNLLGKDTALQLGVLKLGDMEVDSVKELKTPFPKFKNILVDIPTDPSVKPVMQPYRRIPIPLEEKIHEKIEELLEMDIIEEVNGPSKWVSPIVPILKDNGDVRVCVDMRRANEAILRENHPLPCMGHLLPKIKRAHFFSKLHISNAFHQVELDPNSRHLTTFITSKGLYRYKRLMFGITSAPELFQKIIEKMLIKCEGALNFIDDILVWGDSEEEHDAHLSNVLKVLNDNNVLLNKGKCIFKVQKISFLGHELTPEGVRPLSKYIKSIEEFRQPNSIGELQSFLGLINYINKWIPNMATITEPLKEILRKKLGKNASIKDHWKQRQHESFLQLKNALSKIETLGYYDVNDKTQVIADASPVGLGAVLVQTDNKGPRIIAYGNGTLNDCERKYSQTEKEALALVWAIEHFNTFLFGKEFELITDHKPLEFIFSPRSKPCARIERWVLRLQSYRYKIKYKPGKTNIADSLSRLCDYSDQPDKTSTKDHVYQIVEHARPHATSMQQIVKESEADTEIMKVKEGLHRDHWDESIKNYKIFSNELCFHENILLRGNKIVIPRNLRKQVLDAAHEGHPGIVGMKGKLRSKVWWPRIDKDVETIVKACKGCTLVGLPNHPAPMKRRELPSEPWVDVAMDLLGPLPNGIYLLVIVDYYSRYKEVKIMKTITSAQIIIILKELFSRLGYPQSMTADNGRQFVSEEIKSFCQECNIKLFNTVPYWPQMNGGVERQNRDIVKRLKISSIEKKNIKDTLYQYLMMYNSTPHSVTEKSPSELFFKRKNRDKIPMLGDIHDPEDDDVKEMNRSNKLDPTFTPTPHTVQKTSSGDITIRNDETGQELRRNVVHLKRVEGQWKTVNAEATTDEDKNCDPQ